Sequence from the Amaranthus tricolor cultivar Red isolate AtriRed21 chromosome 16, ASM2621246v1, whole genome shotgun sequence genome:
GTGGACCCCCcaatcttaaaaaattaaatccggttttttaaaaaaaaaaaaaaaatttaaaaaaaattgaaaagaagcGTTTGTAGGCGAAAGAAAGAGAAACCCAGaaacaaaccctaaatttcCTGCCTTCCTCTTCGTCTTCGCTTCATCGCTTGCCCGCTTGCCGGTTGGTCTTCGCTTCGTCAGTTCGTCTTCGACTCTTCGTCTTTGTCTGCCTGTCAATCTTCGTCTGACGGTCTGAGCTTCGTCAATGGTGACTTGGTCTTCCTCTTCCTCAATCTTCGTCTTCGTCTGAGTGTTCGACTGTCAATCTTTCCTCAATCCTCTTCGGCTCTTCCTGCTCTTCTCCTTGCTGACGAGTGACGACGCCGGTCGCCGGCTCTAACCCTCTGTTTAAGACTTTAAGTACAGTCCCGTCGTCTTCCCGAGTTGCCATTGAAGGTACGCAGTTTCTcttaacttaattttattaattttgttaattatctTATTCTTTTGTTGATTATTCTCTTATGAAAATTCTAAATTTGGATTGTTTTGGGTGAATTGCAAcataatttgttgttttttcaaCAAAACTATGACGTTTTTTGCAATGGGTAGTGAGATTATTGAATTATGAACTGATTTTTGGTAAGTGAGATTATTGCAttggaattataaaatttgatgtGGGTTTATAAACTGATTTTTGCATTGGAATTATGAGATTATTGCATTTGGTAAGTGAGATTATTGAATTATgagtcatatttttaatttaattaggaaaTGTCAAGTAATTCAAGTTCACCTTGTTCGAAAAAGTCAAAAGTAAAGGGAAGACAACCCGATCTTCgtgaattattgtttaaaagaatgaaatcccAACAAACATCTAACGAAGGCAATGAATCTTctcctttaagttcccctctaagtcctcctttaagttcccctccAAGTGAAGATGTTAATATGGAAGTAGGTGGTTCAAGTAGTTGTGATGAACCATTGGATGATGAATGGGTGTATGATGTTGAACTTCTTCCTCATGACCCGGGATTGAGGAAAAACATAATGGATTATCCCCCTAATGAAAGAAATCCGGTTAGGAGAgcatatattcttaaaaaacctTGCCAACCAAAAACACATGATTTCCCTCAAAGAGATATCTCTGGTAGGTTACGCCGTTTTAGTTTGAATTGGTTCAAAAAATGGGATTGGCTTgaatatagtgttgaaatggatgccgtattttgttttgtttgttatttgttcAAGAGGGATGTTGAAATTAACAAGGGGGGTGATGCATTTGTTGTCGGAGGGTTTAGAGCGTGGAGTAAACCTGATAGGCTTGAGAAGCATGTTGGAGGAATTAAAAGTGCTCATAATATTGCTTATGAGAAATATGTGAATCTAAGAGATGCAAAGAAGACATCAATTGAATTTGTATTTGATAATGCGAGTGAGGTTCAAATGAACGAATATCATATTCGTTTGAATGCATCCTTAACTTGTTTGAGATTTCTTTTGGGCCAAGGTTTGGCATTCCGGGGACATGATGAAAGTGAGGAGTCATATAGTAGAGGTAACTTTCTTGAGCTTTTGAAGTGGTTGGGGGGGAAGGTTGAGGAAATAGGAAAATATACTTTCCAAAATGCACccaaaaattgtcaattaacatctcccaaaattcaaaaagacattATCACTTGTTGTGCAAAAGAGACTACTAAGCGCATAATAGAAGAGGTTGGTGATGGTTACTTTTCTATTTTGGCCGATGAATCAAGTGATGTGTCTCAAAAAGAACAACTAGCTCTTGTTTTGCGGTTTGTTAATAGAGAAAATGGATCGGTAGTGGAACGCTTTTTAGGCATTCTACATGTGGGTGATACTACCGCTTTGTCTCTTAAAAATGCCATTATGTCCTTGCTTATGGAACATTCATTGAGTCCTTCCATGATAAGAGGTCAAGGGTATGATGGGGCAAGTAACATGAGGGGTGAAATCAATGGCCTCAAGACTTTGATTATGAATGATACTCCAAGAGCCTATTACATTCATTGTTTTGCTCATCAACTTCAACTAACTCTAGTTGCGGTTGCTAAAAAGAATGTTAATTGTACTTGGCTTTTTGACGTACTTGCAAACTTGTTAAATGTGGTGGGAGCTTCTTGTAAGAGAAGAGACCTTATTCGAAAAAACCAAGCTCAAGTAGTGGCTCAAGctttggaagtgggggaaattgAAAGTGGATCGGGTTTGAATCAAGAACGTCGTTTGAGTAGGCCGGGAGATACACGTTGGGGATCTCATTACAAGTGTCTAATAAGTATCATCAACTTGTTTCCTTCAATTGTTAAAGTGCTTGAGGAGATTGGAGAAAATGGCTCTCCGGATGATAAGCTCAAAGCTCAAGTTGTTTTAGGATCTTTGGagtcctttgattttatttttatggctcatttcatgttgactatttttggctacactaatgatttatgtgttgctttacaaagaaaggaacaagatattgtgaatgccattagccttgttaaaagtacaacgaatgtgttgcaaaagatgaggGATTAAGGATGGGATAGTCTCTTAGACaaagtcattttattttgtactaaacaaGAGATTGATGTTCCATCTATGGATGCTCAATATGTACCTCAAGGAAGATCAAGACGTTTTGCTAAACAAGCAACAAATCTACATCATTTTCGGGTTGCAATCTTTTTGGAAGTAATAGATTTGCATCTTCAAGAGATTGATAACCGTTTTAATGAGAAGAACATGGAGTTACTTACATGCATGGCTTCCCTGAGTCCTAGAGGTAACTTTTCATCTTTTGATAAAGAGAGGATACTTAAACTTGCTTCTTTATATCCCGAAGAGTTTTCATGTTTTGATTTAACGGCTCTTGATCTTCaacttgatgtcttcttggattcTATGCAAAATGATGAAAGATTTCATGATTTGCAAGATATCAATTCTCTTTCCATGATGCTTGTTAAAACAAGGAGACATGAGACTTTTCCTCTTATACATTTGCTAATCAAGttgatgttgattcttcctgttgctacggcaagtgtagaaagagtgttttccgcaatgacgtttgtcaaaaataagttgagaaatagcatgggtgatcaactagtgaatgattgtttggttacttacattgagaaggaagtgtttctacaagtttctgatgaaaagattattgatcgctttaaaaatatgaaaactcgaaggatgaatttgtaattttcatttgaacgcttgtattttttttttttaatattttggattgtaaaacttttaacatcggatttgatattgtaaattgtaattttctatttttcttgtatttttctatttttctttaaaaaaaaattattcggaCGATGATCAAATTATTCGAACGACGTGACGTTCGGATTTTGCCCCCCCAAAttgaaattcctgggtccgccactgtatatatatatatatatatatatatatatatatatatatatatatatatatatatatatatatatatatatatatatatatatatatatatatatatatatatatatatatatatatatatatatatatacatatatatatatatatatgtatgtatatatatatatataaatatatatatatatatatatatatatatatatatatatatatatatgtatatatatatatatgtatgtatatatatatatatatatatatatatatatatatatacatatatatatatatatatatatatatatatatatatatatatatatatatgtgtatatatatatatatatatatatatgtatatatgtacatatatatatatatatatgtatatatatatatatatgtatatatgtatatatatatatatatatgtatatatatatatatatatgtatatatatatatatatatatatatatatatatatatatatatatatatatatatatatatatatatatatatatatacatatatatatatatatatatatatatatatatatatacatatatatatatatatatatatatatatatatatatatatatatatatatatatatatatatatatatacatatatatatatatatatatatatatatatatatatatatatatatacatatatatatatacatatacatatatatatatacatatacatatatatatatacatatatatatatacatatatatatatatatatatatatatatatatatatatatatatatatatatatatatatatatatatatatatatatatatatatatatatgaaaacgatgatgtattagagttcgaacaatgtgtttcaaactccaatattaccaagatcgagtgtatgaggttttgtgacaaacaaaataaaacgacacaaagatttaacgaggttcacccaactaaggctacgtcctccggtgtgtagtatctcttatattatcaaaaagaGTTCAAAGAACGCTCAactatggagaattacaatagagaagagatacaGGCTAGTGTTTGGTTTCAGGTGTATTTGTGGATGTATTCACCAAAtacaatgtgaatgagagctctctatttataggagagatcacactaagtaatattaaatacattaaagctatgaataaatgataataaaacatctccaagaacttgaagagtcaaaaacaacatcttagGAGCATCAGAAAcgtcgctcgaccaaagcagaggctcgctcggtcgagcggcctgGTCGAGCGGGATACAGGAAGTGTCTGtctgcattctgtctgctcgctcgacccatcctgaagctcgctcggtcgagcgagctggtcgagcggcactttagagggcttctgacagtattgctcgacttgcattgTTGAGCATCTTGAACtaaacctttgcacttcttcattaagtcccataactcccatgaataactcattaattcatactttaatcatcatcataaaccacaaatattaagactCATCTTAATAAACCCATTCATGACAAACTTATGGGATTCCTTCCCAAGAGTCAcaacatgaatgcacacaccacttgtgcactcaagtcacacctaTCACAACAAtatccaccttgacttgagttcatcCAAGTCAATGAAATTCTCTAATTCACtccaacataatataaaaacttacacaacatcatacgcaaaaataaaaacaacacatgtgcatAAACATAGCACATGCACTAAACATGCCCTCAAAGGGCTCACAAGAGTATGCTTttaattaccaatcaagtccatacatcccatggactcattgggatatgttgaaattattctcaaactgtcattaaaagaagtatcaatttcattttcatgctcggttgaagtagtggacacacaagccgaactaattaaggttgaacccaaaagcatatacacgccatcattaatggatactttcaagaacaaattaggacccttgccaaccttcaacactccaccttcaccaatgcacTTAAAACCTTCTTTATCAAGAATACTAAGGGAAATTATGCTTTTATTCATACCTGGAACATGAAGGACTCCGGTCAATGTTCTTTCAACACCATCAAACGTGACAATTTTAACATCTCCAATACCAAATATCGGACAAGTAGCCTCATTGcccatagtgacttttcttccatcaaccttttgataagttgagaagaacctagagttaaaagttatgtgtctagaacatcccgaatccaaaatccaagaatcaccacCCTTATATTCACTAGTAATGACAAGAGCATCAACATCATATATCTCATCTTCAACATAGCTAGCTTCGGCGGAGCTAGCTCTTGCGGATTTGCTTTCATTTGATTGTTTGGcttttaatttccaacaatctttcttgaaaTGGCTCTTTTTCTTACAAAAGTTACAAGTCATGGTGCTTTTGTTCCTACTCGACTCTTTAACAAATAAAGCACCATTGGAAACTCTTGACTCCTTTTGAGaaaattgagaatcaataaggtcCTTTTGAGTCAAGGCCTTTCTAACATCCTCACTACTCAAAGTGTCTCTTCCATATAACAAGGTTtccctaaaatgcttatatgaagACGGTAGAGAAACTAACAAAAGAatagccaaatcctcatcatccacttttacatcaatattttgcaaatccataattattgagtaaaattcatcaaggtgcgatttcatgggcctcccttcttgcaatctgagatcatacaaacgactctttaacaaaagtcgattggtaacactcttttccatatagagtgattccaatttttctcaaatgccttttgaagtttcctcctttataacttctctcaaaacttcattagagagacaaagttgtatggcgGAAAGAGCCGTCACATCTATTTCTTCCCACTTAGCCTCACTTATGCCTTCGGGTGTCTTATCCACACCATCTAATGCTTTATGcactccattttgtatcaaaattgctttcattttgacttgccataagccaaagttcacactcctatcaaacttctcaatatcaagtttcattgtagccatgttgcaccaatataacctctaaaacacgataacaacaactttggctttgataccaattgaaaaagacgatgtattagagttcgaacaatgtgtttcaaactccaatattaccaagattgagtgtatgaggttttgtgacaaacaaattatgctatcaataatatcgatgtttgttggagaaaataaagcaataaaacgacacaaagatttaacgaggttcacccaactaaggctacgtcctccggtgtgtagtatctcttatattatcaaaaggagttcaaagaactctcaactatggagaattacaatagagaagagatataggctagtgtttggcttggggttgGATGTATTCACCAattacaatgtgaatgagagctctctatttataggagagatcacactaagtaatattaaatacattaaagctatgaataaatgataataaaacatctccaagaacttgaagagtcaaaaacagcatcttaggagcatcagaaacatcgctcgaccaaagaagaggctcgctcggtcagGCGGCCTGGTCGAGCGGGATACAGGAAGTGTCTGTCTGCATTCtttctgctcgctcgacccatcctgaagctcgctcggtcgagcgagctggtcgagcggcactttagagggcttctgacagtattgctcgacttgcattgTTGAGCATCTTGAACtaaacctttgcacttcttcattaagtcccataactcccatgaataactcattaattcatactttaatcatcatcataaaccacaaatattaagactCATCTTAATAAACCCATTCATGACAAACTTATGGGATTCCTTCCCAAGAGTCAcaacatgaatgcacacaccacttgtgcactcaagtcacacctaTCACAACAAtatccaccttgacttgagttcatccaagtcaaagtcaatgaaattctctaattcactccaacataatataaaaacttacacaacatcatactcaaaaataaaaacaacacatgtgcatAAACATAGCACATGCACTAAACATGCCCTCAAAGGGCTCACAAGAGTATGCTTttaattaccaatcaagtccatacatcccatggactcattgggatatgttgaaattattctcaaactgtcattaaaagaagtatcaatttcattttcatgctcggttgaagtagtggacacacaagccgaactaattaaggttgaacccaaaagcatatacacgccatcattaatggatactttcaagaacaaattaggacccttgccaaccttcaacactccaccttcaccaatgcacTTAAAACCTTCTTTATCAAGAATACTAAGGGAAATTATGCTTTTATTCATACCTGGAACATGAAGGACTCCGGTCAATGTTCTTTCAACACCATCAAACGTGACAATTTTAACATCTCCAATACCAAATATCGGACAAGTAGCCTCATTGcccatagtgacttttcttccatcaaccttttgataagttgagaagaacctagagttaaaagttatgtgtctagaacatcccgaatccaaaatccaagaatcaccacCCTTATATTCACTAGTAATGACAAGAGCATCAACATCATATATCTCATCTTCAACATAGCTAGCTTCGGCGGAGCTAGCTCTTGCGGATTTGCTTTCATTTGATTGTTTGGcttttaatttccaacaatctttctaGAAATGACTCTTCTTCTTACAAAAGTTACAAGTCATGGTGCTTTTGTTCCTACTCGACTCTTTAACAAATAAAGCACCATTGGAAACTCTTGActccttttgagcaaattgagaatcaataaggtcCTTTTGAGTCAAGGCCTTTCTAACATCCTCACTACTCAAAGTGTCTCTTCCATATAACAAGGTTtccctaaaatgcttatatgaagACGGTAGAGAAACTAACAAAAGAatagccaaatcctcatcattcacttttacatcaatattttgcaaatccataattattgagtaaaattcatcaaggtgcgatttcatgggcctcccttcttgcaatctgagatcatacaaacgactctttaacaaaa
This genomic interval carries:
- the LOC130802604 gene encoding uncharacterized protein LOC130802604 encodes the protein MSSNSSSPCSKKSKVKGRQPDLRELLFKRMKSQQTSNEGNESSPLSSPLSPPLSSPPSEDVNMEVGGSSSCDEPLDDEWVYDVELLPHDPGLRKNIMDYPPNERNPRDVEINKGGDAFVVGGFRAWSKPDRLEKHVGGIKSAHNIAYEKYVNLRDAKKTSIEFVFDNASEVQMNEYHIRLNASLTCLRFLLGQGLAFRGHDESEESYSRGNFLELLKWLGGKVEEIGKYTFQNAPKNCQLTSPKIQKDIITCCAKETTKRIIEEVGDGYFSILADESSDVSQKEQLALVLRFVNRENGSVVERFLGILHVGDTTALSLKNAIMSLLMEHSLSPSMIRGQGYDGASNMRGEINGLKTLIMNDTPRAYYIHCFAHQLQLTLVAVAKKNVNCTWLFDVLANLLNVVGASCKRRDLIRKNQAQVVAQALEVGEIESGSGLNQERRLSRPGDTRWGSHYKCLISIINLFPSIVKVLEEIGENGSPDDKLKAQIDVPSMDAQYVPQGRSRRFAKQATNLHHFRVAIFLEVIDLHLQEIDNRFNEKNMELLTCMASLSPRGNFSSFDKERILKLASLYPEEFSCFDLTALDLQLDVFLDSMQNDERFHDLQDINSLSMMLYLLYYQKEFKERSTMENYNREEIQASVWFQVYLWMYSPNTM